From a region of the Tachypleus tridentatus isolate NWPU-2018 chromosome 1, ASM421037v1, whole genome shotgun sequence genome:
- the LOC143257588 gene encoding uncharacterized protein LOC143257588, whose protein sequence is MREKNKKVSFPYKVESPTLTKLRRQNGVIFGVGNPAFQINREQKPEVQDTPVAARNHNRINPVCLSSRVSSWIATTPPPGSNNASPLGQFELFVGQCLPELKTNGVKEQRGQPIRQCSSRTPQNIVLSCPESSGSKQVTWNSIMDTPNNKTSSFKKPSGTESTESWVYYSKPVLPRRSTLTRTNCDSLLIGHQKSTEIKLCTALVIIISLLCVLGIIGSVVGILYLHLISKKYFLDDKTTNLVSTVEKYNVSTEVNKNGIMLKTFPPEGVQSPDTSASFSKSTAENPDTTH, encoded by the exons GAAAGTCCAACTCTAACCAAACTCAGAAGACAAAATGGCGTTATCTTTGGTGTCGGAAATCCAGCTTTCCAGATAAACAGAGAACAGAAACCAGAGGTTCAGGATACCCCTGTTGCTGCTAGAAATCACAATCGTATAAATCCAGTCTGTCTGTCATCTCGTGTGTCTTCTTGGATAGCCACTACTCCACCTCCTGGGTCAAACAACGCCTCACCTCTTGGCCAATTCGAACTCTTCGTTGGGCAGTGTTTGCCAGAATTGAAAACCAATGGGGTAAAGGAGCAACGTGGACAACCGATAAGACAATGTTCTTCAAGGACGCCACAGAACATTGTGCTCAGCTGTCCTGAGTCCAGTGGGAGTAAACAAGTGACTTGGAATTCCATCATGGATACTCCTAACAACAAGACTTCTTCCTTCAAGAAGCCAAGTGGAACAGAATCCACAGAGTCGTGGGTGTATTACAGCAAACCAg ttcttCCACGCAGAAGTACTCTCACCAGAACCAACTGTGATTCGTTGTTGATTGGCCATCAGAAAAGTACAGAGATAAAACTGTGTACAGCTcttgtaataattatttcactCTTATGTGTACTTGGAATAATAGGTTCTGTAGTCGGAATTCTGTACCTTCAccttatttcaaaaaaatattttcttgacgACAAAACAACAAACTTGGTGTCAACTGTTGAAAAATACAACGTATCAACAGAGGTAAATAAAAACGGAATAATGCTGAAAACTTTTCCACCAGAAGGCGTTCAGAGCCCTGATACAAGTGCTTCGTTTTCAAAGTCTACAGCGGAAAACCCAGATACAACTCATTGA